The following are encoded in a window of Scophthalmus maximus strain ysfricsl-2021 chromosome 2, ASM2237912v1, whole genome shotgun sequence genomic DNA:
- the rfc3 gene encoding replication factor C subunit 3 isoform X2, whose protein sequence is MVQCGDFPHLLVYGPSGAGKKTRIMCLLRELYGAGVEKLRIEHQTIVAPSKKKIEINTIASNYHLEVNASDAGNQDRVVIQELIKTVAQSQQIQTSTQREFKVVLLTEVDRLTKDAQHALRRTMEKYMSTCRLILCSTSTSRVIGPIRSRCLAIRIPLPSTEEVCSVLTSVCKKEGLLLPPELAKNISEKSGRNLRKALLMCEACRVQQYPFSVDQDVPETDWQVYLRETANAIVSQQSPQRLLEVRARLYELLTHCIPADIVMKGLVTELLSNCDGQLKTEVAHMAAYYEHRLQLGNKAIYHLEAFTAKFMAIYKKFMEDGLDAMMF, encoded by the exons ATG GTTCAATGTGGCGACTTCCCACACCTGTTGGTGTACGGGCCGTCGGGCGCGGGGAAGAAGACCCGCATCATGTGTCTGCTGCGGGAGCTGTACGGCGCTGGCGTGGAGAAGCTTCGCATAGAGCACCAGACCATTGTG GCTCCTTCAAAGAAGAAGATTGAGATCAACACAATAGCCAGCAACTATCACTTGGAAGTCAATGCGAG CGATGCAGGAAACCAGGACCGTGTGGTGATTCAAGAGCTGATTAAAACTGTGGCTCAGTCCCAACAGATCCAGACGAGCACCCAGAGAGAATTCAAAG TGGTGTTGTTAACAGAGGTGGACAGACTCACGAAGGACGCCCAGCATGCATTGCGCCGGACTATGGAGAAGTACATGTCCACCTGCCGTCTCatcctctgctccacctccacctccagagTCATCGGGCCAATTCGGAGCCGATGTCTGGCCATTAGAATTCCTCTGCCGAGCACGGAAGAG gtctgTAGTGTTTTGACATCGGTCTGTAAAAAGGAGGGTTTGCTCCTCCCACCCGAGCTCGCCAAGAACATCAGCGAGAAGTCGGGTCGCAACCTCCGCAAAGCTCTCCTGATGTGCGAGGCCTGCAGAGTGCAGCA GTACCCGTTCTCGGTGGACCAGGACGTCCCGGAGACAGACTGGCAGGTTTACCTCAGAGAAACGGCTAATGCCATTGTCAGCCAGCAGAGCCCTCAGAG GTTGTTGGAGGTCCGAGCCAGACTGTACGAGCTGCTCACTCACTGCATTCCTGCTGACATCGTCATGAAG GGTCTGGTGACGGAGTTACTGAGTAACTGCGATGGTCAACTGAAGACGGAGGTGGCCCACATGGCAGCGTACTACGAGCACAGGCTGCAGCTGGGCAACAAAGCCATCTACCACCTCGAGGCCTTCACCGCCAAGTTCATGGCCATCTACAAGAAGTTCATGGAAGACGGCCTGGACGCCATGATGTTTTGA
- the LOC118300746 gene encoding uncharacterized protein LOC118300746: MREGPVAALPVQQQPNRHICPQAVGVAPEGLQDPPLCSGSRRAQRREEHMMDKSSTWDTATPDLKQNGHRGSCQRSDVAHGPDRGMGGSDLEHRAAAHTSAQTEAHCGATSPQQQERSPAVSASEDSSPDVLRIVKHQPSAIVFCDHDRSPDNQGSSDGGESSSPDTAEGEGDNDEDDDFPETLQYKEFLVSRRRRSSSRNRKCSRKRQEAQPGSTASGGQKPAGQGKAEVTGGREEEENNGGQAAACDSMNLLMNKLDQLDEGIQEGQSSNCSHPDAATGTDQEQQSDVEGRTASRAPRQDEGTCRATDKSEPPTRRRSRPLTRSRPLTRSSLSSPTHLHARRARVSPAVCPCVVPLWVCPLLSTPELSGNYFSHTFVVTEW, translated from the exons ATGCGCGAAGGTCCGGTTGCTGCGTTGCCTGTTCAGCAGCAGCCTAACAGGCACATCTGCCCCCAGGCTGTGGGCGTCGCCCCGGAGGGCCTGCAAG ATCCTCCGTTGTGCTCCGGATCCAGGCGTGCCCAAAGACGGGAGGAGCACATGATGGATAAGAGCTCCACTTGGGATACAGCAACGCCTGACCTAAAGCAGAATGGACACCGTGGAAGCTGCCAGAGGTCAGACGTGGCTCACGGACCGGACCGGGGCATGGGGGGCTCAGACTTGGAGCACAGAGCCGCTGCTCATACCAGCGCTCAGACGGAGGCCCACTGTGGAGCCACGTCACCTCAGCAACAAGAGAGGAGCCCCGCTGTGTCCGCGTCAGAAGACAGTTCGCCGGATGTGCTCAGAATAGTGAAGCACCAGCCGAGCGCCATCGTGTTCTGCGACCACGATCGCAGCCCCGACAACCAGGGGAGCTCCGATGGCGGGGAGTCCTCCTCACCTGACAccgcagagggagagggggacaATGACGAGGACGACGATTTTCCCGAGACGTTACAATACAAGGAATTCCTGGTCAGTCGTCGCCGTAGGAGCTCgagcaggaacaggaagtgctcGAGGAAGAGACAGGAGGCCCAGCCCGGCAGCACCGCATCTGGCGGGCAGAAGCCCGCCGGCCAGGGCAAAGCCGAGGTCACGGGtggcagggaggaagaggagaacaatGGAGGACAG GCTGCGGCGTGTGACTCCATGAACCTGCTGATGAACAAGTTGGATCAGCTCGATGAGGGGATCCAAGAAGGCCAAAGCTCGAATTGCTCCCATCCAGACGCGGCCACTGGCACCGACCAGGAGCAGCAGAGCGACGTG GAGGGCAGGACGGCGAGCCGTGCCCCGCGTCAGGATGAGGGAACCTGCCGGGCGACAGACAAATCGGAGCCACCGACTCGACGGCGCTCGAGACCTTTGACCCGCAGCAGACCGCTGACCCGCTCGTCCCTCTCGTCCCCCACACATCTCCACGCGCGACGGGCCAGGGTGAGCCCGgctgtgtgtccctgtgtggtTCCGCTTTGGGTCTGTCCACTGTTGTCCACGCCAGAGCTTAGCGGCAACTACTTCAGCCACACGTTTGTAGTGACCGAGTGGTAA
- the rfc3 gene encoding replication factor C subunit 3 isoform X1, translating to MSLWVDKYRPTSLGKLDFHKEQATQLRNLVQCGDFPHLLVYGPSGAGKKTRIMCLLRELYGAGVEKLRIEHQTIVAPSKKKIEINTIASNYHLEVNASDAGNQDRVVIQELIKTVAQSQQIQTSTQREFKVVLLTEVDRLTKDAQHALRRTMEKYMSTCRLILCSTSTSRVIGPIRSRCLAIRIPLPSTEEVCSVLTSVCKKEGLLLPPELAKNISEKSGRNLRKALLMCEACRVQQYPFSVDQDVPETDWQVYLRETANAIVSQQSPQRLLEVRARLYELLTHCIPADIVMKGLVTELLSNCDGQLKTEVAHMAAYYEHRLQLGNKAIYHLEAFTAKFMAIYKKFMEDGLDAMMF from the exons ATGAGTCTGTGGGTGGACAAGTACCGGCCGACCTCGCTCGGGAAACTCGACTTCCACAAAGAACAAGCGACTCAGCTGAGAAACCTG GTTCAATGTGGCGACTTCCCACACCTGTTGGTGTACGGGCCGTCGGGCGCGGGGAAGAAGACCCGCATCATGTGTCTGCTGCGGGAGCTGTACGGCGCTGGCGTGGAGAAGCTTCGCATAGAGCACCAGACCATTGTG GCTCCTTCAAAGAAGAAGATTGAGATCAACACAATAGCCAGCAACTATCACTTGGAAGTCAATGCGAG CGATGCAGGAAACCAGGACCGTGTGGTGATTCAAGAGCTGATTAAAACTGTGGCTCAGTCCCAACAGATCCAGACGAGCACCCAGAGAGAATTCAAAG TGGTGTTGTTAACAGAGGTGGACAGACTCACGAAGGACGCCCAGCATGCATTGCGCCGGACTATGGAGAAGTACATGTCCACCTGCCGTCTCatcctctgctccacctccacctccagagTCATCGGGCCAATTCGGAGCCGATGTCTGGCCATTAGAATTCCTCTGCCGAGCACGGAAGAG gtctgTAGTGTTTTGACATCGGTCTGTAAAAAGGAGGGTTTGCTCCTCCCACCCGAGCTCGCCAAGAACATCAGCGAGAAGTCGGGTCGCAACCTCCGCAAAGCTCTCCTGATGTGCGAGGCCTGCAGAGTGCAGCA GTACCCGTTCTCGGTGGACCAGGACGTCCCGGAGACAGACTGGCAGGTTTACCTCAGAGAAACGGCTAATGCCATTGTCAGCCAGCAGAGCCCTCAGAG GTTGTTGGAGGTCCGAGCCAGACTGTACGAGCTGCTCACTCACTGCATTCCTGCTGACATCGTCATGAAG GGTCTGGTGACGGAGTTACTGAGTAACTGCGATGGTCAACTGAAGACGGAGGTGGCCCACATGGCAGCGTACTACGAGCACAGGCTGCAGCTGGGCAACAAAGCCATCTACCACCTCGAGGCCTTCACCGCCAAGTTCATGGCCATCTACAAGAAGTTCATGGAAGACGGCCTGGACGCCATGATGTTTTGA